Proteins from a genomic interval of Desulfofustis limnaeus:
- a CDS encoding polyprenyl synthetase family protein produces MNQPKTIKNVLLEKSRTIEAALAQFMPAAGGPFAGHIESMHYSLFAGGKRIRPVLCLVAGAAVNSDPNVEQALLPAACALECIHTYSLIHDDLPAMDNDALRRGRPTNHTVYGEAAAILAGDGLLTFAFELLARPNPLLSTDRQLRIIEQVARAAGPEGMVGGQHLDITYENQSYPFSMLQTIHRSKTGALLTCSVQIGAIGAGASPEAEAALSAYGAALGLAFQIVDDLLDATATTEQLGKTAGSDEAHGKATYPAFFGIDKTRTLAREAAETAKAALAPLGPQATQLYQLADYVVSRSR; encoded by the coding sequence ATGAATCAGCCCAAGACCATTAAGAATGTGCTCCTCGAAAAGAGTCGCACGATTGAAGCGGCGCTGGCGCAGTTCATGCCGGCTGCCGGGGGCCCCTTCGCCGGTCATATCGAATCCATGCACTACAGTCTGTTCGCCGGCGGCAAACGGATCAGACCGGTATTATGTCTGGTTGCCGGGGCAGCGGTCAACAGCGATCCCAACGTGGAGCAGGCCCTGTTGCCGGCGGCCTGCGCACTCGAGTGCATCCACACCTACTCGCTGATCCATGACGACCTTCCCGCCATGGACAATGACGCGCTGCGTCGGGGCCGGCCGACCAACCACACGGTTTACGGTGAAGCGGCGGCGATCCTTGCCGGCGACGGCCTACTGACATTCGCCTTTGAGCTGCTGGCCCGCCCGAATCCCTTATTGTCGACGGACCGGCAGTTGCGCATCATCGAACAGGTGGCCCGCGCCGCCGGACCGGAAGGCATGGTTGGCGGACAACACCTCGATATCACCTACGAAAACCAATCATACCCGTTCTCCATGCTGCAGACTATCCACCGCAGCAAGACCGGCGCGCTGCTCACCTGTTCCGTGCAAATCGGCGCCATCGGCGCCGGCGCCAGCCCCGAGGCCGAAGCGGCCTTGTCCGCCTACGGGGCCGCATTGGGGTTGGCCTTCCAGATTGTCGACGATCTGCTCGACGCCACCGCCACTACCGAACAACTCGGCAAAACAGCCGGCAGTGACGAGGCCCACGGCAAAGCCACCTATCCCGCCTTCTTCGGTATCGACAAGACCCGCACACTGGCCCGTGAAGCTGCCGAAACGGCCAAGGCCGCCCTCGCCCCCTTGGGGCCTCAGGCAACCCAGCTGTACCAGCTAGCCGATTATGTGGTCAGCCGATCCCGCTGA
- the dxs gene encoding 1-deoxy-D-xylulose-5-phosphate synthase codes for MLLPSSPAKNGSALLDTIQSPADIRQRPISELEELAAEIRSTIIATVSDNGGHLGPSLGVVELTLALHYVFNTPYDRLIWDVGHQAYAHKLITGRRDRFHTLRQYQGISGFPKLSESEYDTFETGHSSTSISAALGMAMGKDLKDDPRLAIAVIGDGSMTAGMAFEALNQAGHLNKRLIVILNDNEMSISPNVGALSSFLSRKLSGRTMRRLKDHLVERLGQLSNVGENILTVLKKSEESFKSFFTPGMLFEALKFDYIGPLPGHDLVDLIDTFETVRDTIQGPVLIHVLTTKGKGYSFAEKDPGTFHGIAPFDVASGKKKSNGKKIPSYTDVFGDTITRIGRTNDKVVAISAAMVAGTGLSTFAETFPDRFFDVGIAEQHALTFAAGLAIEGFHPVVAIYSTFFQRSYDQIIHDVCIPNLPVTLAIDRAGVVGADGPTHHGVFDLSFLRIIPNMVLMAPKDEEELRHMLFTAIGHQGPSALRYPRGIGEQVALTEELASLPIGKGELLRSGDDITLLPVGNRVHPALRAAAGLEKLGIQAAVINPRFIKPLDKDLICQWAERTGRVVTIEDNVRQGGFGSAVLELLSRCGLSGVKTSLLAHPDRFLEHGPQKTLWRNSSINSVAITEAALRLMNQ; via the coding sequence ATGCTGCTTCCATCATCACCGGCCAAGAACGGTTCCGCCCTGCTTGACACGATCCAATCACCGGCCGACATCAGACAACGTCCCATCTCCGAACTCGAAGAGTTGGCCGCCGAAATCCGTTCGACCATCATCGCTACCGTTTCCGACAACGGCGGTCATCTGGGGCCAAGCCTCGGCGTTGTCGAATTGACCCTCGCCCTGCATTACGTCTTCAATACCCCGTACGACCGCCTCATCTGGGACGTCGGCCACCAGGCCTATGCCCATAAGCTGATCACCGGCCGCCGAGACCGCTTCCATACCCTGCGACAATACCAGGGGATCAGCGGTTTTCCAAAGCTGAGTGAAAGCGAATACGACACCTTCGAGACCGGCCACTCCTCCACCTCGATTTCGGCGGCGCTGGGTATGGCCATGGGCAAGGACCTGAAAGACGATCCTCGACTGGCTATCGCCGTCATCGGCGACGGGTCGATGACCGCCGGCATGGCCTTCGAGGCCCTGAACCAGGCCGGCCATCTCAACAAGCGGTTGATCGTCATTCTCAACGACAACGAGATGTCGATCTCCCCGAACGTCGGCGCGCTCAGCAGCTTTCTCAGCCGCAAGCTGTCCGGTCGGACCATGCGCCGCCTCAAGGATCATCTGGTGGAACGACTGGGTCAATTATCGAACGTCGGCGAAAACATCCTCACCGTTTTGAAAAAGAGCGAAGAAAGTTTCAAAAGCTTCTTCACGCCCGGCATGCTCTTCGAGGCCCTCAAGTTCGACTACATCGGCCCGCTGCCCGGCCACGATCTGGTCGATCTGATCGATACCTTCGAAACCGTGCGGGACACGATCCAGGGCCCGGTGTTGATCCACGTGCTGACCACCAAGGGAAAAGGTTATTCGTTCGCCGAAAAAGACCCAGGCACCTTTCACGGCATCGCCCCCTTCGATGTGGCAAGCGGCAAGAAAAAGAGCAACGGCAAAAAGATACCCAGCTATACCGATGTGTTCGGCGACACCATCACCCGGATCGGTCGCACCAACGACAAGGTGGTGGCCATCTCGGCAGCGATGGTGGCCGGTACCGGCCTCAGCACGTTTGCCGAAACGTTTCCGGACCGCTTCTTCGACGTGGGCATCGCCGAACAACACGCCCTCACCTTCGCCGCCGGCCTGGCAATCGAGGGATTTCATCCGGTGGTGGCCATCTATTCGACCTTTTTCCAGCGCTCCTACGATCAGATCATCCACGATGTCTGCATCCCCAACCTGCCGGTCACTCTGGCCATCGACCGAGCGGGCGTGGTCGGCGCCGACGGGCCAACCCATCATGGCGTGTTCGATCTCTCCTTCCTGCGCATTATCCCGAACATGGTTCTGATGGCACCGAAAGACGAGGAAGAACTGCGGCATATGCTCTTCACCGCCATCGGGCACCAAGGCCCGTCAGCCCTTCGCTATCCGCGAGGCATCGGCGAACAGGTGGCGCTCACGGAAGAGTTGGCCTCGCTGCCCATCGGCAAAGGCGAACTGCTGCGTTCCGGCGACGACATTACCTTGCTGCCGGTCGGCAACCGCGTTCATCCGGCCCTGCGGGCCGCCGCCGGTTTGGAGAAACTGGGCATCCAGGCGGCGGTCATTAATCCCCGGTTCATTAAACCTCTCGACAAGGACCTCATCTGTCAGTGGGCCGAACGGACCGGTCGTGTGGTCACCATCGAAGACAACGTCCGTCAGGGCGGTTTTGGCAGCGCCGTGCTGGAGTTGCTCAGCCGTTGCGGGCTGAGCGGCGTCAAGACCAGTCTGCTCGCCCACCCGGACCGGTTTCTCGAACACGGCCCGCAAAAGACCCTGTGGCGCAACAGCTCCATCAACTCGGTGGCCATCACCGAAGCGGCACTGCGCCTGATGAATCAATAA
- the hslV gene encoding ATP-dependent protease subunit HslV, with amino-acid sequence MKVKATTILSVRHNGQVAVAGDGQVSLGNTVVKHQARKVRRLYHDQVITGFAGATADAFTLFDRLEQKLEQYHGNLMRAAVELAKDWRTDRMLRRLEAMLIAVDKEHSLLLSGTGDVIEPDTGVLAIGSGGPYAHAAALALVQKSALDAEEICRTAMEIAASICIYTNDSITLEKL; translated from the coding sequence ATGAAAGTAAAAGCAACCACTATCCTCTCAGTCCGTCATAACGGTCAGGTGGCCGTCGCCGGTGACGGCCAGGTCTCACTGGGCAACACCGTGGTCAAACACCAGGCTCGCAAAGTTCGGCGACTCTACCATGACCAGGTGATCACCGGCTTCGCCGGCGCCACCGCCGATGCCTTTACCTTGTTCGATCGACTCGAGCAAAAACTGGAACAATATCACGGCAACCTGATGCGGGCCGCAGTCGAGTTGGCCAAGGATTGGCGCACCGACCGGATGCTGCGGCGACTCGAAGCAATGCTGATCGCCGTAGACAAGGAACACAGCCTGCTTCTGTCCGGGACCGGCGACGTCATCGAACCGGATACCGGCGTGCTGGCGATCGGTTCCGGAGGACCGTATGCCCACGCCGCCGCTCTTGCCCTGGTTCAAAAAAGCGCTCTCGATGCCGAGGAGATCTGCCGTACCGCCATGGAGATAGCGGCTTCCATCTGTATCTACACCAATGATTCAATTACCCTGGAAAAACTATGA
- a CDS encoding exodeoxyribonuclease VII small subunit, with amino-acid sequence MAKKSFEAALARLEEITEELESGNLSLEASLRKFDEGIKLAEFCNATLAEARTKVEILLDKNGRLEAEPFDESAQDH; translated from the coding sequence ATGGCGAAAAAATCGTTTGAAGCTGCTCTGGCCCGCCTGGAAGAAATCACCGAGGAACTGGAGAGCGGTAACCTCAGCCTTGAAGCCAGCCTGAGAAAGTTCGATGAAGGTATCAAACTGGCCGAATTTTGTAATGCCACACTCGCCGAAGCGCGCACCAAGGTAGAGATTCTGCTGGACAAGAATGGGCGCCTCGAGGCCGAACCTTTTGATGAATCAGCCCAAGACCATTAA
- the hslU gene encoding ATP-dependent protease ATPase subunit HslU gives MIDKQSLTPRETVAELDKYIVGQADAKRSVAIALRNRWRRRQVSEPLQEEIAPKNIIMIGPTGVGKTEIARRLATLAQSPFVKVEASKFTEVGYVGRDVESMVRDLVEIAITMVKAEERARLEGLAEASAEDKLLDLLLPPSPGRPSPLSDTGPEGSQSFTLVTADRLPAGTGSDHEASTRERIRQMLRDGKFAEREVELTLDEAKSLPMVEIMTTSGLEDMQSSLQDAFSKIFPKKKKKRRLKVPDAMAALKQQEMERLIDMDKVMKEALRRTEQSGIIFLDEIDKIASRQSGMSHGPDVSREGVQRDLLPIVEGTTVTTKHGPVKTDHILFIASGAFHVSKPSDLIPELQGRFPIRVELQPLGQKEFVRILTEPENALTKQYIALLATEGIELSFTEDAIEELARIAVEVNENTEEIGARRLHTVMERVLDELSYDACERGEGSFQVTAEYVRKQLQTIIEDRDLSRFIL, from the coding sequence ATGATCGATAAGCAATCACTGACTCCCCGGGAAACGGTGGCGGAGTTGGACAAATACATTGTCGGCCAGGCCGATGCCAAACGTTCGGTGGCAATCGCCTTGCGCAATCGCTGGCGGCGACGGCAGGTGTCGGAGCCGCTGCAGGAGGAGATCGCCCCGAAAAATATCATCATGATCGGGCCCACCGGGGTGGGCAAGACCGAGATTGCCCGGCGGCTGGCCACCCTTGCCCAATCGCCCTTCGTCAAGGTGGAGGCCTCAAAGTTCACCGAGGTCGGCTACGTGGGGCGCGATGTGGAATCGATGGTGCGCGATCTGGTGGAAATCGCCATCACCATGGTCAAGGCCGAAGAACGGGCCAGGCTGGAGGGACTCGCCGAGGCCAGCGCTGAAGACAAGCTGCTCGATTTGCTGCTGCCGCCGTCGCCGGGGCGCCCCAGCCCACTGTCGGACACTGGCCCCGAGGGCTCCCAATCGTTCACGCTGGTTACCGCGGACCGGTTGCCGGCCGGTACGGGAAGCGACCACGAAGCGTCGACCCGGGAACGGATCAGGCAGATGCTGCGCGATGGCAAATTCGCCGAACGGGAAGTGGAATTGACGCTGGACGAGGCCAAGTCTTTGCCCATGGTGGAGATCATGACCACCTCGGGACTGGAGGACATGCAGTCCAGTCTGCAGGATGCCTTCAGCAAGATCTTTCCGAAAAAGAAGAAGAAACGACGGCTCAAGGTCCCGGATGCCATGGCCGCGCTGAAGCAACAGGAGATGGAACGATTGATCGATATGGACAAGGTGATGAAGGAGGCGTTGCGGCGCACCGAACAGTCCGGCATCATCTTTCTCGACGAGATCGACAAGATCGCCTCGCGCCAGAGCGGAATGTCGCATGGCCCCGATGTCTCCCGGGAGGGGGTTCAGCGCGATCTGTTGCCCATCGTCGAGGGCACCACGGTGACCACCAAGCATGGACCGGTAAAGACCGACCACATCCTGTTCATCGCCTCCGGTGCGTTTCATGTGAGCAAGCCGTCCGATCTGATTCCGGAATTGCAGGGACGGTTTCCCATCCGGGTGGAACTGCAACCGCTCGGACAAAAGGAATTTGTCCGAATCCTCACCGAACCGGAAAATGCGCTCACCAAACAATATATCGCTCTGCTGGCCACCGAGGGGATCGAACTCTCCTTCACCGAGGATGCCATCGAGGAGTTGGCCCGTATTGCCGTTGAAGTCAACGAGAACACCGAAGAGATCGGGGCTCGACGGCTGCACACGGTGATGGAACGGGTTCTCGACGAGTTATCCTACGATGCCTGTGAACGGGGAGAAGGCTCCTTTCAAGTCACTGCCGAATACGTCAGGAAGCAGTTGCAGACGATCATCGAGGATCGGGACCTGAGCAGATTCATCCTGTAA
- the xerA gene encoding site-specific tyrosine recombinase/integron integrase has protein sequence MQAEFGSTVLLLCPFGHVVDIVMEQAITLFSRWLESEKGYSPHTITAYRRDLEEFVAGLPADSTAGSVRGADISRFVASLHGTNNPLSVARKLSALRTFFRFLLREKLIESDPVCGITGPKTGRSIPTFLTVDEAFALLSAPDRGDAFMSRDRAILEMLYSTGVRVAEMVGTTVDDLDFGAEMLRVRGKGNKERLVPVGGPALDAVRRWLIDRQRVIQKRLEKKRSVDMESLFLNGRGGRLTTRSVERLVSSYGQRAGIRKEVTPHTLRHSFATHLLEMGADLRTVQELLGHASLSTTQRYTHLTIDHLSAVYDRAHPLGNTSS, from the coding sequence ATGCAAGCAGAGTTTGGCTCGACCGTGTTGCTTCTCTGTCCCTTCGGGCATGTGGTGGACATCGTTATGGAACAGGCTATCACGCTCTTCAGCCGCTGGCTGGAATCGGAAAAGGGTTATTCGCCCCATACGATCACTGCCTATCGGCGCGATCTGGAGGAGTTTGTTGCCGGACTCCCCGCCGACAGTACGGCGGGCAGCGTACGCGGGGCAGATATCAGCCGGTTCGTGGCCAGCCTGCATGGAACCAATAATCCACTCAGTGTCGCCCGCAAGCTGTCCGCATTGCGGACCTTTTTTCGCTTCCTGTTGCGGGAGAAACTGATTGAGAGCGACCCGGTTTGCGGTATCACCGGGCCGAAGACAGGGCGTTCGATCCCGACCTTTTTGACGGTTGACGAGGCCTTTGCCCTGCTTTCTGCCCCGGATCGGGGCGATGCCTTCATGTCTCGTGATCGCGCCATTCTCGAGATGCTCTACTCCACCGGTGTGCGGGTCGCGGAGATGGTCGGGACGACGGTTGACGATCTTGATTTTGGTGCCGAAATGCTTAGGGTGAGGGGCAAAGGTAACAAGGAGCGCTTGGTTCCGGTTGGCGGTCCGGCCCTGGATGCCGTGCGACGTTGGCTGATCGATCGACAGCGAGTGATTCAGAAGCGACTGGAGAAGAAGCGATCGGTCGATATGGAGTCCCTGTTTCTCAACGGGCGGGGTGGACGGTTAACCACCAGGAGCGTGGAACGATTGGTCAGTTCCTATGGGCAGCGGGCAGGAATTAGAAAAGAGGTGACGCCGCATACCCTGCGGCATTCATTCGCTACCCACCTGCTCGAGATGGGAGCTGATCTGCGTACCGTTCAGGAGTTGCTCGGCCACGCCAGCCTGTCGACCACGCAGCGTTATACCCATCTGACCATCGATCATCTGAGCGCCGTCTACGACCGAGCGCATCCACTCGGCAACACCTCATCGTGA
- a CDS encoding NAD-dependent epimerase: MKTILVTGAAGFIGAHLSQRLTRAGVDVVGLDNINDYYDPQLKRDRMAALAAGDRFIHEAVDLGDRAAMEQLFSRYRFDAVVNLAAQAGVRYSLINPQSYVDTNLVGFVNILEGCRHGGVKHLVYASSSSVYGANTRMPFSVHDNVDHPVSLYAASKKANELMAHTYSHLFGLPTTGLRFFTVYGPWGRPDMALFLFTKAILAGQPIDVFNYGRMERDFTYIDDIVEGVFRVIFKIPEPDLAWSGNAPDPASSYCPYRVYNIGNNNKEQLLRYIEVLENCLGRVAEKNLLPMQPGDVPATYADVDDLVRDFDYRPSTTLEYGVARFVEWYRDYFRR, from the coding sequence ATGAAAACGATTCTCGTCACCGGGGCGGCCGGGTTCATCGGCGCTCACTTGTCACAGCGCCTGACGCGGGCTGGAGTGGATGTGGTCGGTCTGGACAACATCAACGATTATTATGATCCGCAACTGAAGCGAGACCGAATGGCGGCCTTGGCCGCCGGGGATCGGTTCATCCACGAAGCGGTTGACCTTGGCGACCGGGCGGCCATGGAGCAACTTTTCAGCCGCTATCGGTTTGACGCCGTGGTCAACCTGGCGGCCCAGGCCGGTGTGCGTTATTCGCTGATCAATCCGCAGTCGTACGTGGATACCAATCTGGTCGGATTCGTCAATATTCTCGAAGGCTGCCGGCATGGCGGCGTCAAACACCTGGTCTACGCCTCCTCTTCTTCCGTATACGGCGCCAACACCCGCATGCCGTTTTCCGTGCACGACAACGTTGATCACCCGGTTTCACTCTATGCCGCCTCGAAAAAGGCCAACGAGTTGATGGCCCATACCTACAGCCATCTCTTTGGCCTGCCGACCACCGGACTCAGGTTCTTCACGGTATACGGGCCGTGGGGGCGCCCTGACATGGCGCTGTTCCTGTTTACCAAGGCGATTCTGGCCGGGCAGCCGATCGATGTCTTCAATTACGGCCGCATGGAACGCGATTTCACCTATATCGACGATATCGTCGAGGGTGTGTTCCGGGTCATCTTCAAGATTCCCGAACCTGACCTTGCCTGGTCCGGTAACGCGCCCGATCCGGCCAGCTCCTACTGCCCCTATCGCGTCTATAACATCGGCAACAACAACAAGGAACAGCTGTTGCGTTATATTGAAGTCCTCGAGAACTGCCTCGGCCGGGTGGCCGAGAAGAACCTGCTGCCCATGCAACCGGGCGACGTTCCGGCCACCTATGCCGACGTGGACGATCTGGTGCGGGATTTCGATTACCGGCCGTCGACCACGCTGGAATACGGTGTCGCCCGGTTCGTCGAGTGGTATCGGGACTATTTCCGACGGTAG